The genome window GAGCGCGCGGACGGACCGGCTCACAGGGACGATCAGTAGCATGCACCGCATGACATTCGCGCGCGGACGGCGCGCCCTGGCGGCGGCGATCACCCTGGCGGTCCTGGTGGCCGGTGCGCTGCTGTGGGCGCTGTGGCCCTCCCCGCGGGCCGTCGCCGGGACGGACGTCACCATCACCGTGATGGACGGCCCCGCCGGCGATCAGCGGGTGCGGCTCGATGCGACCTTCTTCCCGCCCGCCTCGGGCGGCCCCGCCCCCGCGGTGCTCCTCGCCCACGGGTTCGGCGGCAGCAAGGAGAGCGTGCGCCCGACCGCCGAGCGGCTCGCCGCCCGCGGCTACGCGGTGCTCACCTGGTCCGCCCGCGGATTCGGCCGCTCCACCGGGGAGATCGCGCTCAACTCCCCGGACTACGAGGTCAAGGACGTCCGCCAGCTCATCGACTGGCTGGCGAAGCGGCCCGAGGTCCGGCTCGACGCCCCCGGCGACCCGCGGGTCGGCATCGCCGGCGCCTCCTACGGCGGGGCCATCGCGCTGATGACCGCCGCCTACGACGCCCGGGTCGACGCGATCGCGCCCCAGTCCACCTGGCACGACCTCGCCGACGCGCTCTTCCCCGACGCGGGCGGCCGGGGCCCGCTGAACGGCGTGTTCAAGAAGATGTGGGCCGGGATCTTCTTCGGCGGCGCCGGCGCCGGGGCGGCCGGCGGCGACGGGGACGGCGCGGCGCCCGGCCGCCGGGAGGACGCGCCCGTCGGGCAGACCGGCCTCTCCGGCGGCCTGCCCGAACTCCTCGGCGCCCTCCCCGAGGACGTGGCCGAGCGGCTGGTGCGGTGCGGGCGGTTCCACCCGGAGATCTGCGAGATGTACCACACGGTGGCGTCGACCGGCCGGGCCACGAAGGAGGCGGTCGAGCTGCTCCGCCGCTCCAGCCCGGTCTCCGTGCCCGGGCGGATCCGGATCCCCACCCTGATCATCCACGGGCAGCGCGACAGCCTCTTCCCGCTCTCCCACGCGGACGCCAACGCCCTGGCGATCGCGGCGACCGGCGCGCCGGTCGAGGTGGTCTGGATCGACGGCGGCCACGACGGCGGGGACGCCGAGACCGACTACGTCTTCGACCGTACGGCCGGCTGGTTCGACCGGTGGCTGCGCGGCGGCACCGGGGACGGGACGGGCGCGGCGTTCACCGTGACCCGGGACGGCGGGCGCGACCCGGGGACCCGGCAGCGGGTGCTGGTGCACGCGTCCGCGGACCGCTACCCGGGCCTGTCCGGCAGCGGACGGACCACCGTGGCGCTCTCCGGCCCGCCGCAGCCGGTGGCGAACCCGCCCGGCGGGTCACCGGCCGGGATCTCCTCGCTCCCCGGGCTCGGCGGCCTGCTCACCGGCGGCTCTACCGCCTCCGGCTTCGCCCTGGACATGCCCGGGCAGGCCGCGGTCTTCCAGTCCGAGCCGCTGGCCCGGGCCGTCCGGGTCACCGGCAGCCCGTCGGTGACGCTCCGGGTGCACGGCACGGGCGAGGCCACGCTCTTCGTCAAGCTCTACGAGTCGGCCGGTTCGGCCTCGGTGCTCCCCGCCGGGCTCGCCGCCCCGCTCCGGGTGGCCGCGACCGAGGCGGGGACGCCGGTCACCGTGACCCTCCCGGCGATCGATCACCTGTTCGAGGCCGGGTCGCGGCTGCGGCTGGTGGTCTCCACCACCGACATGGCGTACGCCACGCCCGCGGCCCCGGCGGTGCACCGGATCGCGCTCGGCTCCCCCGAGGTCACCCTCCCGGTCCACGCGGCGCTCACCACCCCGGCCGGCGGCCCGGACTGGTGGCTGTGGGCGCTGCCGGTGGCCGCGGTGGTCATCGCCGCCGCGCTCCTGCTCACCGGCCGCCGCGGCACGGCCGCGCCGCAGGGCGGCGACACCGATCCGGAGCTCGCCGACGTCCCGCTGGTGATCCGGGGACTGGGCAAGCGGTACCGCAACGGCGAGCAGGCCGTGGCCGACCTGTCGTTCCGGGTGGAGCGGGGCCAGGTGCTCGGCCTGCTCGGCCCCAACGGCGCGGGGAAGACCACCACGCTGCGCATGCTCATGGGGCTCATCCACCCCGACGAAGGCGAGATCCGGATCTTCGGCACCCGGGTGACCCCCGGCGCGCCGGTGCTCTCCCGGCTGGGGTCGTTCGTGGAGGGCCCGGGCTTCCTCCCGCACCTGTCCGGCCGGGACAACCTGGAGCTGTACTGGCGGGCCACCGGCCGGCCGCCCGGGGACGCCCACCTGGAGGAGGCGCTCGAGATCGCCGGGCTCGGCGACGCGCTCGACCGCCCGGTCCGCACCTACTCGCAGGGCATGCGGCAGCGGCTCGCGATCGCGCAGGCCATGCTCGGGCTGCCGGACCTGCTCGTGCTCGACGAGCCCACCAACGGGCTCGACCCGCCGCAGATCGCCGAGATGCGCAAGGTGCTCAAGGCCTACGCCGAGCGGGGCCGTACGGTGATCATCTCCAGCCATCTGCTGGCCGAGGTCGAGCAGACCTGCAGCCACGTGGTGGTGATGCACCGCGGCCGGCTCGTCTCGGCCGGGCCGGTGCGCGAGCTGCTCAAGCGGGGCGGCCCCGCCGGCGCGGCCGGCGCCGGGCCACGGCTGGAGGACGTCTTCCTCGAACTGATCGGAGAGCGGTGATGGGCATGACCGAGGGCGCCCCCGGTTACGCGCCGGGCCGGACGCTGCCGCTTCGGGTGGAGTTCGTGCGCCAGCTCCGGCGCCGCCGCACCTACGTGATGTTCGGGGTCCTGCTGGCGTTGCCGTGGGTGCTGCTGCTCGCCTTCCAGCTCGGGGCCGGCCCGCGGAGCAGGAGCGGGCTGCGGCTCAGCGACCTCGCCACCGAGGGCGGGCTCAACTTCGCCACCTTCAGCCTGTCGGTGTCCTCGAACTTCCTGCTCGTGGTCGCGGTCGCGCTGTTCTGCGGGGACACGGTGGCGAGCGAGGCGAACTGGTCGTCGCTGCGGTACCTGCTCGCCGCCCCCGTGCCCCGCGACCGGCTGCTGCGGCAGAAGCTCGTGGTGGCGCTCGCCTACTCGGCGGCGGCCGTGACCGCGCTCCCGCTCATGGCCTTGATCGCCGGCACGCTCGCGTTCGGCTGGCACGACATCCGCGTGCCCGGGACCGGCGAGGTCGTGCCGGCGGGCGAGGCGCTTCCTTCGTTCGGCCTGGCCGTCGCCTACGTGCTGGTGAGCCAGCTCGTGGTGGCCTCGCTCGCCTTCCTGCTCTCGGTCGGCACGGACTCACCGCTCGGCGCGGTGGGCGGCGCGGTCGGCCTGGTGATCGTCAGCATGATCCTCCAGGCGGTGGACGCCCTCGGCCCGATCCGTCAGTTCCTGCCCACGTTCTGGAGCACGGCCTGGCTGGACGTCCTCGCCCCGCGGCCGGAGTACGACAGCATGGTCAAGGGCACGGTGATCTCCTTGTCGTATTCGGTGATCCTGATCGCCCTCGCCTTCCGCGTCTTCCGCCGGAAGGACGTGCTGTCGTAGCCGGGTGTCCCGCGAGCCTAGGCCGGCTTATACGTATTCATCCCAGTGCGGCGGCCGCTCCTCGAGGTAGCGGGAGACGTCGGAGTCGGAACGCCATTCCCCCCAGCCGAGGTCGGTGTCGTCGCTCGTCTGGTCGGGCAGCACCGGCAAACCGTCTTCGCAGAGGTCTACCGGACGCTCGTCATCCGGATGCTGCACACTCACGCGTCCAATGCTAACCGTAACGATGGCGTGCGGAAGTCCGGACGGTAGGGGGGAACGCGCCTTTCCGCAGTCAGCGAATAAAAGCCGCCAATCTTTTCAGTTACCAGAAAATGGTACTATCCGCATATCACGCACCATTTAGTACGTATCGGAACGATGCCGAAACACGCCGATCGGCCGTACGGCGCAGCGCGCGACACACCGCGCGACCGGCGCACGGCGGGGTGACCGGCGTTCCGCCCCACCGGATCGGCGACCGGCGCCGCACCGGGCGCACGGGCGCCGATCAGGCTTCCAGCAGATCGATGATCTCCGGATCGCCGAACATCCGTGCCGTCTCGATCGCCGAGGGGCGGCCCGCGTACAGGTCGGCGCCCGCCTCCAGGAGCGCCTTCACCACCTCGCGCTCCTTCTTGAACACCGCCCCGGCGAGCGGGGTCTGTCCCCGGTCGTTGGCGAGGTCGGGGTCGGCACCCCGCGCGAGCAGGGCGCGCACCGTGTCCGCATGCCCGTGGTAGGCGGCGAGCATGAGCAGTGAGTCACCGTTCTGGTTCCGCAGGTTGACCGGTACCCCGGCGTCCACGTAGGCGCTGAGCGCCTCGGTGTTGCCGGTCCGGGCGAGCCGGAACAGCCGGGTGGCGAACTCTTCCAGGTCCGGATCCATCTCCACATCTCCACGGTAGGGTCGCAACCGCGAGGGCTCGGCTACGGTCCGGCGCACCATAGGGTCAAGAAGTAAACCGCCCTTGAGAAAGGTTGGGAGACGTGTTCGACCCCACGGATCTCTACCGGCTCGACAGGGACATTCCCGAACTGACCGATCCGGTGCTCCTCTACCACTTCGACGGTTTCGTGGACGCCGGCGGCGCCGGTCGGCTCGCCCTCGGCCACCTCCTGGCGACGCTGGAGCACCGGGTGATCGCCACCTTTGACGTGGACCGGCTCATCGACTACCGGTCCCGCCGGCCGTTGATGATCTTTGACACCGACCGGTGGGTCGACTACGACACCCCCGAGCTCGCCATCCACCTCACCCAGGACCTGACCGGCACCCCGTTTCTGATCATGACCGGGCCGGAGCCCGACCGGGAGTGGGAGCTGTTCACCGAGGCGCTCGGCATGATCGTCACCCAGCTCAAGGTGGCGAAGCTGGTGACCGTGCACGGCATCCCGATGGGCGTGCCGCACACCCGGCCGCTCGGCTACACCGCCCATCAGAGCCGGCCCGGCCTGGTCGCCGCGCAGCCGAGCCCGTTCGGCAAGGTCCGGGTGCCCGCAGGGCTGGCCGCGCTCATCGAGTTCCGGCTCGGCGCCAAGGGCCACGACACGTTCGGCTTCGCGATCCACGTCCCGCACTACCTGGCCCAGGCCGAGTACCCGGCGGCCGCGGTGACCGCGCTGGAGGCGATCACCCGGAACACCGGCCTGGTCTTCCCCATGGACGGGCTCCGTGAGGCGGCGGCGAAGACCACCGCCGAGATCGAAGAGCAGATCAGCGCCTCGGTCGAGCTGTCCACCGCGATCCGCGGCCTGGAGCAGCAGTTCGACGCCTTCCACGCCGGCGCCGCCCGGCAGGACCAGCAGCCGGAGAACATCCACGTGCCGACCGGCGACGAGCTCGCCGCCCAGTTCGAGGCGTTCCTCGCCGAGCAGGAGGACCGGGACCGGTGACCGGCCGGGTACGGCCCGGCCCGCCGCGGCCGTCAGCCGCGCAGGCGGGCCCGGAGCATCTCGGTGTCGGTGTCCGTCCAGCCGTGCGCCTTGAGCCATCCGAGCGGACCGCCGAACCGCTCGTCGAGCGTGGCGAAGAACCGCGCCATGTACTCGGCGCGGGGCAGGTGGCTGCTGGCGGGCTTGCCGTCCAGGTCGGCCCGGTAGGTCTCGCTCGCGCGTAGCCGGGCCAGGATGCGCTCCAGCCGCTCGCCGGTCGCCACGTAGTCGGCGATGATCGCCTCGCGGGTGGCCCCGGCGACCGCGAGCGCCATCGCCACGACCACCCCGGTCCGGTCCTTCCCCGCCGCGCAGTGGACCACGGCGAGCCCGTCGTCCACGGCGAGCGTGCGCAGGGCCGCCACGATCGAATCCGGGCGATCGCGCAGGTAGCCGTAGTAGTAGCCGGTCACCCTCAGCTCGGCGATGTCCTCCTCCGAGCGCTCCCGCTGCCAGGGAAGCACGCGGTCGTCGATCGTGCGGGCCTCCACGTCGGTGAAGTCCCCCACCTCGGTGAGCAGGCTCAGGTGGTGGATGCCGATCCCGGGCACGCGGGTGAGCGGGCCGGGCCCCTCCAGCCGCACCTCGACCTCGGACCGCAGGTCGACGACCCGCCGCAGGTTCAAGGCGTTGACCAGCAGGTCGACGTCCCGTTCGGTCAGCCCTTGCAGGTTGTCGGCGCGGAGGATCCGTCCGAAGCGGGTGGTGCCCCCGTCCTCCGTGGGGAGCCCGCCCAGGTCCCGGACGTTGACCGCGCCCTCCAGGGGAATCCAGCGATCATCCATCAGTGCGAGCGTACCCTCCCGGCCCTGCCGTGGAGCGGAGCCGAGGTTAACGGCGGGTTGACGGAATCACTCTGCTCCCACGAGCACCATCCGTTACGCAAACCGCCGTAATGTATGGGCTCAACGGAGGCTCGTCCCGAGCCACGGTGCCCTTTGCTTCCTCGCACCCCCCACCGTTCCCTTGTGCGAACGAGGAGGATGACTCGCATGCCACGGCCGGTCCTCCGGTGGACCACGGCCGCCATCGCCCTGGCCACGGCCGCACTGGCGGTCCCCCCGGCGGAGGCGCAGGCGGCGCGGGAGAGCGCGTCCGCCGCACGGTACGCCACCCCCCTGCCGGCCGCCACCGAGATCGCCCCGCATGCGGCGCGCGGCGCCGCGGACCGGAAGACGGAGCGACGGCACCTCGTCGGCGCCTGGTCGGCCGCGACCAGCCGGGTGCCCGCCGTGGTGGGTGGCCAGACGATCCGGATGGTCGTGCGGATCAGCATCGGCGGCACCGAGGCTCGCATCCGGCTGTCCAACGTGTTCGGCACCCGGCCGGTCACGTTCGGGCGCGTCCGCCTCGGCATCCAGCGGGCCGGGGCGCGGATCAAGCCCGGCACGAACCGGTCGGTGACCTTCGGCGGCCGCAAGTCCGTGACCGTGGCCCCCGGCCGCGCGGTCTGGAGCGATCCGATCCGCGGGCGGTTCCCCCGCGGGTCGGACCTCGTGATCAGCATCTACGTCCCGCACACGGTGCGGGACGTCACCGGGCATGAGCGCGCCTACGCGACCACCTACCTGTCCCGGCCCGGCGACCACACCCGGGCGGAGAGCGCCACGGCGTTCACCTACACCAGCGTCCAGTGGTACTTCCTCGACCGGGTCGCGGTGACCGCGCCGGCCACGACCCGGGCGGTGGTGGCGTTCGGCGACTCGCTCACCGACGGCACCGGCCAGGAGATCGACGCCAACCGCCGCTGGACCGACTACCTCAGCCACCGGCTCGCCCGGGTGTCCGCCCGGCGGCGGCTGAGCGTGCTCAACGCCGGCATCGCCGGGAACCGGCTGCTCGAGCCGAACGTCGGCCCGAGCGGCCTGAGCAGGTTCCGGCGGGACGCGCTCCTCCAGCCCGGGGTGCGCACGGTCGTCGTCTTCATCGGCATCAACGACATCTCCCGGGGCTCGGTCACGTCCGCGCAGCAGCTGATCGACGGCTACCAGCGCCTGATCAAGGCGGCGCGGGCCAAGCGCGTCCGGGTGCTCGGCGCGACCCTCACGCCGTTCGGCGGGTACGCCACCTGGACGCCGGAGCGCGAGGAGATCAGGCAGCAGGTCAACGAGTGGATCCGCACGAGCCGCGCGTTCGACGGGGTGGTCGACTTCGACCGGGCCGTGCGCGACCCCGACGCGCCCGATCGGCTCCACCCCGCCTACGACGCCGGCGACCACCTGCACATGAGCGACGCCGGGCGCAAGCGCCTCGCCTACGCGCTCAACCTCCGGCTGCTGTGACCCCGGCGCGGCCTGGCCACGGTCGCCCGGGCCGGCCTGGGTAAGCCCGGCGCGGTCCGGCCACGCCCGGAGGGTTCAGGTTGATCACGCAAGAGACCCGGGCCTGACCTCGCCCATCGGACCAGCCAGACCCGGCACGGGTACGCCCCTCCGGGACCGGGCTGGGGCTGGGTCGCACCCGCCGGCCCGGCGCCGGGCCGGCGTCCTCGGTCAGGCGAGCTCCGGGACCCGGCGCGCCAGCTCGAGCAGGGAGTCGGCGACCAGGTCGGCCGCGGCGGCCTCCGGCCGGGCCGCGTGGAGGTGGCCCCACGGCCCGCGGCGGAGCAGGGCGGCGCGCAGCCCGCACTCCTTCGCGGGCAGCACGTCCCGGTCGAGCCGGTCGCCCACGTAGAGGATCTCCGCGCGATCGCAGCCCGCGGCCGCGGCGACCTTCGCGAAGAACTCCGGGTCCGGCTTCTCCACCCCCCACCCCTCCGAGGTGTGGATCGAGTCCACCGGGAGGTCCATCGCGGCGAGGGCGTCGTAGGCCTGGGCGGGCTGATTGCCCGCGATGATCAGCCGGTGGCCGGCGGCGCGGAGCGCGGCGAGGCCGGGCCGTACGTCGGGGTAGAGATCCGCGGCGTCGAAGTTCTCCCGCAGGCCGCCCGGGTCGTCCCGCCGCCACGCCTCGAGCTCCGCCTCGAGATCGAAACCGGGCCGGATCAGCTCGAACGCCTCCTCGTACCCCTTGTCCGCGGCGGCCATCGCGCCGAGCACCCCCATGAGAGTGAACCGGGTGACGCCGAGCCGGTCGGCCCAGCGCGACCAGATGCGGGTCTCGTCGATCAGCGTCTCCCCCACATCGAAGACGACCGCCCGGATCACGCCGCTGTCTCTCCCTTCGTCGATGGTCGCCTGCGATCGCCGGCCGGGCCCGCCCGGGGGCGCGGAGCCGCGGCCGCCGGGCCACGGCCCGCCCCGGCCGTCACGGCACGGCGATCCGCTCCATGGCCTTGCGGATGCGCTTCTCGGACACGGGGATCGGGGTGCCGAGCTGCTGGGCGAACAGGCTCACCCGCAGCTCCTCGATCATCCACCGGATCTCCCGTACGGCGGGCGCGTCCCGGTGCTGCGGCTCCAGCCGGTCGAGCAGCTCGTCATAGGCGTCCTCGACCTCCTGCACCTGGCGCATCCGCTCGCCGTCCCGGAAGGGGTCCTCGCCGAGCTTGCCGAGCCGGCGGGTGACCGCCCGCAGGTAGCGGGCCAGGTGCGGCAGCCGGTCATACCCGGTGTCGGTCACGAAGCCCGGGTAGACGAGCCGCTCGAGCTGCCCCTTGACGTCGGCGACCACGTCGGCCGGGCCGCCCCGCTCGATCGCGGCGAGCGCGGTGCACGCCTCGTGCCAGGCCGCGAGCGCCCGCTCGACCCGCGCGACCACCTCCTCCGCGGTCTCGTAGAGCGAGGCGCGCACGTGATCGTGGAGCCGGCGGAAGCCCTCCTCGTCCCACGCCGGTCCCCCGGCCTGGGCCATGAGCGCGTCGACCGCGCAGGCGACGCAGTCGTCGAACAGCGCCACCGCGCTCCCGTGCGGGCTCCGGCTGAGCGTGAGCTTCTGCTCGGTGGTGAGCCCGCGGAGGATCGACTTCGCCGGGTTGACCGTGGTGAGCATGAGCAGGCGCCGCGTCCCGGCCCACATCGCCTTGCGCTGCTCGTCCTCGGTCTCGAACATCCGGACCGCGACGCTGTCGGTCTCGTCGACGAGCGCCGGGTAGGCCCGCATGCGCCCGTGCTGGAAGACCTTGGGCAGCGTGCCGATGGTCCAGCTCCGCAGCCCGGTCCGCTCGAGGTCCTCGGCCGCCTTGGAGAGCGTGTCCCGGAGCCGGGGGGCGAGGATGCGCTTGAGCTCGGTGAGGTCCTTGCTCTCGGCGAGCGTGCGCTTGCGCTCGTCGACCACCCGGAAGGTGATCCGCAGGTGGTCGGGGATCCGCTCGAGGTTCCAGGCGTCGCGGGGCACCCGCACCCCGGTCAGCTCGTACAGCTCCCGCTCGAGCGCGTCCAGCAGCGGCTCGCTCCCGGGCCGCACCCGGCTCAGCACCTTCTTGGCGTAGTCGGGGGCCGGCACGAAGTTGCGCCGCAGGTCCTTCGGCAGGGACCTGATCAGCTCGGTGATGAGCTCCTCACGCAGCCCCGGGACCTGCCACTCGAACCCGGTCGGGTCGACCTGGTTGAGCACGGAGAGCGGGATGTGCACGGTCACCCCGTCCGCGCCCCGGTCGCGGTCGTGGCCGCCGCCTCGCCGGACCGCCTCGGCGAGCCCGGCGCCCGGGTCGAACCGGTAGGTGAGCCGCATCCGGTGCCCGTTGTGCCGCCACGTGTCCGGGTAGTCCTCCTCCCGCACCCCGGCGCCCTCGTTGATCAGCATCTCCGGGGTGAAGGTGAGCAGGTCGGGGTTCTCCTTCGACGCCTTCTTCCACCAGGCGTCGAAGTGCCGGCCGGAGACCACCTCGGCGGGGATCCGCCGGTCGTAGAAGTCGAACAGCGTCTCGTCGTCGACGAGGATGTCCCGGCGCCGGGCCTTCTCCTCGAGCCGCTCGACCTCCTGCAGCAGCCGCCGGTTGGCGTGGAAGAACTTGTGGTGGGTGCGCCAGTCGCCCTCGACCAGCGCGTGGCGGATGAAGAGCTCCCGGCTCAGCTCCGGGTCGATCCGCCCGTAATTGACCTTGCGCTCGGTCACGATCGGCACGCCGTACAGGGTGACCTTCTCGAAGGCGATGACGGCGGCCTGCTCCGGGTCCCAGTGCGGCTCGCTGTAGCTCCGCTTGACCAGGTGCTGGGCGAGCGGCTCGACCCACTCCGGTTTGATCTTCGCGTTGATCCGGCCCCAGAGCCGGGAGGTCTCCACGAGCTCGGCCGACATCACCCAGGTGGGCTGCGCCTTGGCGAGCGCGGAGCCGGGGAAGATCGCGAAGCGGGCGCCGCGGGCGCCGAGGTACTCGGTGATCGGCCGGCGTCCGTCCTGGCGGCGCTTGGTGTCGAGGTCCTTCAGGCCGATGTGCGAGAGCAGCCCGGCGAGGAGCGACTGGTGGATCCGGTCGGGGTCGGCGTCGGCGCTGTTCAGCACGATGCCGAGCGAGGTGGCCACCTCGGTGAGCTGGCTGACGATGTCCTGCCACTCCCGGACCCGCAGGTAGTTGAGGTACTCGGCCTTGCACATCCGCCGGAAGGCGCTCGAGGAGAGCTCCCGCTGCCGCTCCTGCAGGTACCGCCAGAGGTTGAGGAAGGTGAGGAAGTCCGACTCCTTGTCGGCGAAGCGGCGGTGCTTCTCGTCCGCCGCCTGCTGGTTGTCGGCGGGCCGCTCGCGGGGGTCCTGGATGGAGAGGGCGGCGGCGATGATGATGACCTCGCGCGCGCAGCCGTTCCGGCCGGCCTCGAGCACCATGCGGCCCAGCCGGGGGTCCACCGGGAGCTGGGCGAGCTTCCGCCCGATCGGGGTGAGCCGCACCTCGCGCTGCTGCGCCCCGGGTACCTGCTCGATGGCGCCGAGCTCGTGGAGGAGCGCGTAGGCGTCCCTGATCTGCCGGGGGTCCGGCGGGTCGACGAACGGGAACTCGGCGACGTCGCCGAGCTTGAGCGCGGCCATCTGCAGGATGACGCTGGCGAGGTTGGTGCGGAGGATCTCCGGGTCGGTGAACCGCGGCCGGGAGTTGAAGTCCTCCTCGCTGTAGAGCCGGATGCAGATGCCGTCGGAGGTCCGGCCGCACCGGCCCTTGCGCTGGTCGGCGGAGGCCTGCGAGATCGGCTCGATGGGCAGCCGCTGCACCTTGAGCCGGTTGCTGTACCGGGAGATCCGCGCCGTGCCCGGGTCGATGACGTACCGGATGCCGGGCACGGTGAGCGACGTCTCGGCGACGTTGGTGGCGAGCACGATGCGCCGCCCCCGGTGCGGCTGGAACACCCGCTGCTGCTCGGCGGTGGAGAGCCGCGCGTACAGCGGGAGGACCTCCTCCGGCCGCCCCTTGAGCGCGTCGGCGGTGTCGCGGATCTCCCGCTCGCCGCTGAGGAAGACGAGGATGTCGCCCGGTCCGGCCGCGCAGAGCTCGTCGACCGCGTTGACGATGGCCTGGGTCTGGTCCTCGTCCTCGCCGATCGGCCGGTACCGCACCTCGACCGGGTAGGTCCGCCCGGAGACCTCGATGATCGGCGCCGGCTCCCCGTCGGGGCCGCGGAAGTGCCGGGCGAAGCTCTCCGGGTCGATGGTGGCCGAGGTGATGATCACCTTGAGGTCCGGCCGCCGGGGGAGGATCCGCTTGAGGTAGCCGAGGATGAAGTCGATGTTGAGGCTGCGCTCGTGCGCCTCGTCGATGATGATCGTGTCGTACTGCAGGAGCAGCGGGTCCGACTGCAGCTCGGCGAGCAGGATGCCGTCGGTCATCAGCTTGATGAGCGTCCCGTCGCTCGAGCGGTCGGTGAACCGCACCTTGTAACCGACCGCGTCGCCGAGCGGGACCCCGAGCTCCTCGGCGATGCGCGCGGCCACGGAGCGCGCGGCGATGCGCCGGGGCTGGGTGTGCCCGATCGCGCCGTGCACCCCGCGGCCGAGCTCGAGGCAGATCTTGGGGAGCTGCGTGGTCTTTCCGGAGCCGGTCTCCCCCGCCACGATCACGACCTGGTGGTCGCGCACGGCCGCGAGCAGGTCGTCCTTGCGCTGGACGACGGGCAGCTCCGGGGGGTAGACGATCGGCGGCACCGCGGCCCGCCGGGCCTCGACCCGGCGCTGCGCCGCCTCGAGCTCCGCGGCTATCTCACCGATCACCGCGCGGCGGGCCCCGCCATCGCGGATCTTGCGGACGCCGTTGAGTCGGCGGCGCAACCGGTGCCGGTCGCGCGGCATGAGATCCTGCAGACGGCTGTGGAGATCGGCGAGCGTGTCCATCGCACGCTCAAGGATAGGCAACCGCGCGGACACCGGGGCCGGGCGCCGATCCGCGCGGCGCCCGGGCATCGCGCGCCCCGGTCACCGCCCGGGGCGCCGTGGCGGCTGGTACTTGTAGCCGACGTTCCGCACCGTGACGATCCGGTTGGCGTGCCTGCCGAGCTTGCGGCGGAGCCGCAGCACGTGGACGTCCACCGTGCGCACGCCCTGGTCGGTGTAGCGGTCCCACACCGCCGCCAGGAGCTGCCGGCGGTTGTACACCCTTCCCGGGGAGGAGCGGAGGTAGTCGAGGAGCTCGAACTCGCGGTAGGTGAGGCTGATCTCCTCGCCGTCCACCCGGACCACGCGGGAGGCCCGGTCCACCACCAGGTCGTCCCCCTCCCTCTCCGGCGGCCGGCCCGCCGCTCCCCCGGCCGGGGCGGCCGGTACGGCCCGGCCGTCGGCGGGGACCATGTGCCCGACTATGACGAGCGCCTGATCGGATCCGGGGATCGGAACCACGCTGAGCACGGCACCCTGGTCGCCGGACGGCACCGGGTGCGGGTCATGCCCGTTCCGCAGGCCATCGATGAGCTGAGACATTCGCGATCTCCTCCTGCCTGGTCGTCATCCGGATCGGTGGCTCCGGAACGCGACAGGCGGCGCCGCAGACGCGGAGCAGATCGATGTGCCTGCGCTCAGTCAGCCCTCGCCGTGGACCCATACGAGCATGATGCCGCGGGTAAAGCCTTCTTTCAAGATAGGAAAAGTCGATTTAATCCGGCGGGCTTGATCCCTCCTCCGGGCGCGCTGAGAGACTGAGGAGCGTCGACCGGAGGTGATCATGATCCTGGTCTGCGGAGAGGCCCTCATCGACCTGGTGCCCGCCGGCGCGGACGGCCTGTG of Thermobispora bispora DSM 43833 contains these proteins:
- a CDS encoding alpha/beta fold hydrolase, with the translated sequence MHRMTFARGRRALAAAITLAVLVAGALLWALWPSPRAVAGTDVTITVMDGPAGDQRVRLDATFFPPASGGPAPAVLLAHGFGGSKESVRPTAERLAARGYAVLTWSARGFGRSTGEIALNSPDYEVKDVRQLIDWLAKRPEVRLDAPGDPRVGIAGASYGGAIALMTAAYDARVDAIAPQSTWHDLADALFPDAGGRGPLNGVFKKMWAGIFFGGAGAGAAGGDGDGAAPGRREDAPVGQTGLSGGLPELLGALPEDVAERLVRCGRFHPEICEMYHTVASTGRATKEAVELLRRSSPVSVPGRIRIPTLIIHGQRDSLFPLSHADANALAIAATGAPVEVVWIDGGHDGGDAETDYVFDRTAGWFDRWLRGGTGDGTGAAFTVTRDGGRDPGTRQRVLVHASADRYPGLSGSGRTTVALSGPPQPVANPPGGSPAGISSLPGLGGLLTGGSTASGFALDMPGQAAVFQSEPLARAVRVTGSPSVTLRVHGTGEATLFVKLYESAGSASVLPAGLAAPLRVAATEAGTPVTVTLPAIDHLFEAGSRLRLVVSTTDMAYATPAAPAVHRIALGSPEVTLPVHAALTTPAGGPDWWLWALPVAAVVIAAALLLTGRRGTAAPQGGDTDPELADVPLVIRGLGKRYRNGEQAVADLSFRVERGQVLGLLGPNGAGKTTTLRMLMGLIHPDEGEIRIFGTRVTPGAPVLSRLGSFVEGPGFLPHLSGRDNLELYWRATGRPPGDAHLEEALEIAGLGDALDRPVRTYSQGMRQRLAIAQAMLGLPDLLVLDEPTNGLDPPQIAEMRKVLKAYAERGRTVIISSHLLAEVEQTCSHVVVMHRGRLVSAGPVRELLKRGGPAGAAGAGPRLEDVFLELIGER
- a CDS encoding proteasome assembly chaperone family protein translates to MFDPTDLYRLDRDIPELTDPVLLYHFDGFVDAGGAGRLALGHLLATLEHRVIATFDVDRLIDYRSRRPLMIFDTDRWVDYDTPELAIHLTQDLTGTPFLIMTGPEPDREWELFTEALGMIVTQLKVAKLVTVHGIPMGVPHTRPLGYTAHQSRPGLVAAQPSPFGKVRVPAGLAALIEFRLGAKGHDTFGFAIHVPHYLAQAEYPAAAVTALEAITRNTGLVFPMDGLREAAAKTTAEIEEQISASVELSTAIRGLEQQFDAFHAGAARQDQQPENIHVPTGDELAAQFEAFLAEQEDRDR
- a CDS encoding ABC transporter permease, which produces MTEGAPGYAPGRTLPLRVEFVRQLRRRRTYVMFGVLLALPWVLLLAFQLGAGPRSRSGLRLSDLATEGGLNFATFSLSVSSNFLLVVAVALFCGDTVASEANWSSLRYLLAAPVPRDRLLRQKLVVALAYSAAAVTALPLMALIAGTLAFGWHDIRVPGTGEVVPAGEALPSFGLAVAYVLVSQLVVASLAFLLSVGTDSPLGAVGGAVGLVIVSMILQAVDALGPIRQFLPTFWSTAWLDVLAPRPEYDSMVKGTVISLSYSVILIALAFRVFRRKDVLS
- a CDS encoding ankyrin repeat domain-containing protein, with product MDPDLEEFATRLFRLARTGNTEALSAYVDAGVPVNLRNQNGDSLLMLAAYHGHADTVRALLARGADPDLANDRGQTPLAGAVFKKEREVVKALLEAGADLYAGRPSAIETARMFGDPEIIDLLEA
- a CDS encoding tyrosine-protein phosphatase; translation: MDDRWIPLEGAVNVRDLGGLPTEDGGTTRFGRILRADNLQGLTERDVDLLVNALNLRRVVDLRSEVEVRLEGPGPLTRVPGIGIHHLSLLTEVGDFTDVEARTIDDRVLPWQRERSEEDIAELRVTGYYYGYLRDRPDSIVAALRTLAVDDGLAVVHCAAGKDRTGVVVAMALAVAGATREAIIADYVATGERLERILARLRASETYRADLDGKPASSHLPRAEYMARFFATLDERFGGPLGWLKAHGWTDTDTEMLRARLRG
- a CDS encoding SGNH/GDSL hydrolase family protein, which gives rise to MPRPVLRWTTAAIALATAALAVPPAEAQAARESASAARYATPLPAATEIAPHAARGAADRKTERRHLVGAWSAATSRVPAVVGGQTIRMVVRISIGGTEARIRLSNVFGTRPVTFGRVRLGIQRAGARIKPGTNRSVTFGGRKSVTVAPGRAVWSDPIRGRFPRGSDLVISIYVPHTVRDVTGHERAYATTYLSRPGDHTRAESATAFTYTSVQWYFLDRVAVTAPATTRAVVAFGDSLTDGTGQEIDANRRWTDYLSHRLARVSARRRLSVLNAGIAGNRLLEPNVGPSGLSRFRRDALLQPGVRTVVVFIGINDISRGSVTSAQQLIDGYQRLIKAARAKRVRVLGATLTPFGGYATWTPEREEIRQQVNEWIRTSRAFDGVVDFDRAVRDPDAPDRLHPAYDAGDHLHMSDAGRKRLAYALNLRLL